In the genome of Hyphobacterium sp. CCMP332, one region contains:
- a CDS encoding carbohydrate binding family 9 domain-containing protein translates to MLRIIVFFSLLTFFLVDDLKSQGLREFKAKRAIDEIKLDGEMIEESWNIAEVANNFYLNSPNDTAAPSSQTEIRMLFDDKAIYFFAIMQDSSTKPYTIESLRRDWGFQRTDNLSIYIDPFNDKTTGFSFGLSPYGAQREGLIFEGQNVSTDWDNVWYSEVKRYDNYWTAEIKIPFKTLRYNNESEFWNIIFLRNDLKYNEVSTWTPVPQQFNGSNLGYSGSVIFVDSLPKPGPNITLIPFVAGRDVRNYNESNSLSEIEIGGDVKVGITPSLNLDLTFNPDFSQVEVDRQVTNLDRFELFFPERRQFFLENDDLFGRLGFPRTRVFFSRRIGLRRPIIYGARLTGKASDNLRIGLFNVQEGGNSNQDTLNNSTVAILQRKLFDRSNITAVFTNRQGYRPFSDSLSNEGFLANDYNRAYGFEYNLLSSDNQWIGDISIYRSNSPNKNTNNFGHSGFIGYNSRNLFIGWGQEMIGENYQLDLGFLPRTGYYKFGPNFRYTFYPNKYGVIRHGPDASFEIFTNQQWERTDQFTNLGYSVRLLNTSEIALNYNNTYILLQDTFLVGFNENFRDTLVTGEDYNWDEYSFAYSTDVRKKINGGIALQYGGFFSSTRYNARGYINWRFQPYGSFGVDLDYNYLDLSGEGKDGGNLLVSPRLDLTLSDKIFLTTFVQYNEQINNFNINSRFQWRFKPVSDFFIVYTENYFSDSFKAKSRALVFKLTYWFNV, encoded by the coding sequence ATGTTGAGAATAATAGTTTTCTTTTCTTTATTGACTTTCTTTTTGGTCGATGACCTGAAATCGCAGGGTTTGCGGGAGTTCAAAGCCAAACGAGCCATTGATGAGATAAAACTCGATGGAGAAATGATAGAAGAAAGCTGGAATATTGCTGAAGTAGCAAATAATTTTTACCTCAATTCCCCCAACGATACGGCTGCTCCTTCATCTCAAACGGAAATTCGAATGCTTTTTGATGACAAAGCCATTTATTTCTTTGCAATAATGCAGGATAGTTCGACAAAACCCTATACCATTGAAAGTCTTAGAAGAGATTGGGGATTTCAGAGAACAGATAATTTAAGTATTTACATCGATCCATTTAACGATAAAACTACGGGGTTCTCATTTGGACTTAGTCCTTATGGCGCTCAAAGAGAAGGTTTGATCTTTGAGGGGCAAAACGTGAGCACCGACTGGGATAATGTTTGGTATTCTGAAGTAAAGCGCTACGATAATTACTGGACCGCAGAGATTAAAATTCCTTTTAAAACCCTGAGATACAATAATGAAAGCGAATTCTGGAATATCATATTTCTGAGAAATGATTTAAAATACAATGAAGTTTCAACCTGGACACCTGTTCCCCAACAATTCAATGGATCAAATCTTGGATATTCAGGTTCGGTAATTTTTGTTGATTCCCTGCCAAAACCAGGGCCGAATATTACTTTAATTCCTTTTGTAGCAGGAAGGGATGTCAGAAATTATAACGAATCCAATAGTTTAAGTGAAATTGAAATCGGTGGAGATGTAAAGGTTGGAATAACGCCATCGCTCAACCTCGATCTCACATTTAATCCGGACTTTTCACAGGTAGAAGTGGATCGGCAGGTGACCAATCTGGACCGCTTCGAGTTGTTTTTCCCTGAAAGGAGACAATTTTTCCTGGAGAATGATGATCTTTTTGGAAGACTGGGTTTTCCAAGAACCAGGGTATTCTTTTCCAGACGAATTGGTTTACGAAGACCAATCATTTATGGTGCGCGTCTTACCGGAAAAGCATCAGATAATCTTCGGATTGGTTTGTTTAATGTGCAGGAGGGTGGAAATTCAAATCAAGATACCTTGAATAATTCTACAGTCGCCATATTACAGCGAAAATTATTTGACCGTTCCAATATCACTGCAGTATTTACAAACCGGCAAGGTTACAGGCCTTTTTCCGATAGTCTTTCAAATGAGGGTTTTTTAGCCAATGATTATAACCGCGCTTATGGATTTGAATACAATTTACTTTCATCGGATAATCAATGGATAGGTGATATTTCAATTTACAGATCTAATAGCCCGAATAAAAACACCAATAATTTTGGACACTCAGGGTTTATAGGATACAATAGTAGAAATTTATTTATTGGCTGGGGTCAGGAAATGATTGGGGAAAACTATCAACTCGATTTAGGCTTTCTTCCAAGGACCGGATATTATAAGTTTGGTCCCAATTTCAGATACACTTTTTATCCCAATAAATACGGAGTTATCAGGCATGGCCCTGATGCGAGCTTTGAAATATTCACAAATCAGCAATGGGAAAGAACCGATCAGTTTACTAATCTGGGATATTCAGTAAGGTTATTGAATACCAGTGAAATAGCTTTGAATTATAATAATACCTATATACTGTTACAGGATACCTTCTTAGTAGGGTTTAATGAAAATTTCAGAGATACGCTTGTCACGGGAGAGGATTATAATTGGGATGAATACAGTTTTGCATACAGTACGGATGTCCGAAAGAAAATAAATGGTGGAATTGCACTTCAATATGGAGGTTTTTTCAGTTCTACACGTTATAATGCAAGAGGATATATCAATTGGCGTTTTCAACCTTACGGCTCCTTTGGTGTAGATTTAGATTATAACTATCTTGACTTAAGTGGTGAAGGAAAAGACGGCGGTAATTTATTGGTAAGTCCAAGGCTGGACTTAACTTTGAGCGATAAAATATTCCTCACTACTTTTGTACAGTACAATGAGCAGATCAACAATTTCAATATCAATAGCAGATTTCAATGGAGATTCAAACCTGTTTCCGATTTTTTCATTGTATATACAGAGAATTACTTTAGCGATTCGTTTAAAGCTAAAAGCAGAGCACTAGTTTTTAAATTAACTTATTGGTTTAATGTTTAA
- a CDS encoding ferredoxin--NADP reductase, producing the protein MFKKIFKNKKEDKKEESKSSARYYDLKVSKINRETKDAITIYFENPESGLPEYKSGQFLTLVVPVGGSELRRSYSLCTTPFADKEMAVTVKRIEDGVVSNHLNDTLKEGDTLKVMEPMGVFTTNYSTNTYRHLILIGGGSGITPLISILRSALIKEPNSLVSLIYANRDVDSIIFRNYLNELENDYGDRLCIKHILDKPADDWDGHSGLLTPEKLKSIISELPSRDDEFTEFFLCGPTGMMEIVRDTLEEMKIDKKNIHRESFVSKSSNPLNNATQEQQSDLGREAREVTIILDGEEHQFQVESEETILEAGLDRDIDMPFSCQSGLCTACRGKLVSGKVEMDESEGLSEKEINDGYVLCCVGHPMTDDVKIEIG; encoded by the coding sequence ATGTTTAAGAAGATATTTAAAAATAAAAAAGAAGATAAGAAAGAGGAGTCAAAATCCTCGGCAAGGTATTATGATTTGAAAGTTTCTAAAATCAACAGAGAAACAAAAGATGCAATAACAATATATTTTGAAAACCCGGAATCGGGATTGCCTGAATATAAATCAGGCCAGTTTTTAACACTGGTGGTTCCCGTTGGAGGGAGCGAACTTCGACGTTCTTACTCTCTTTGCACAACCCCCTTCGCCGATAAAGAGATGGCCGTTACTGTAAAAAGGATCGAGGATGGGGTTGTATCTAATCATTTGAATGACACCCTTAAAGAAGGCGATACGCTTAAAGTAATGGAACCCATGGGCGTGTTTACTACTAATTATAGCACAAACACATATCGTCATTTGATACTAATTGGTGGAGGTAGTGGAATTACCCCTCTGATTTCAATTTTGAGAAGTGCGCTTATAAAAGAACCTAATAGTTTGGTTTCCCTGATATACGCCAATAGAGATGTTGACTCTATTATTTTTAGAAATTATCTGAATGAATTGGAGAATGACTATGGCGATCGATTATGCATCAAGCACATATTGGATAAACCTGCTGATGACTGGGATGGTCATTCGGGATTATTAACACCGGAAAAATTAAAAAGCATTATTTCTGAATTGCCTTCAAGAGATGATGAATTCACAGAATTTTTCTTATGCGGCCCTACAGGCATGATGGAAATAGTGCGGGATACGCTTGAGGAAATGAAGATTGACAAGAAAAACATCCACAGAGAGAGCTTTGTAAGCAAATCTTCAAATCCGCTGAACAATGCAACCCAGGAACAACAAAGCGACCTTGGAAGAGAGGCGCGTGAAGTCACCATAATTTTAGATGGCGAAGAACATCAATTTCAGGTGGAGTCCGAAGAAACAATATTAGAAGCGGGTCTCGATCGCGATATCGATATGCCCTTTTCCTGTCAGAGTGGATTATGCACCGCTTGCAGAGGCAAATTGGTTTCAGGTAAAGTGGAAATGGATGAATCAGAAGGCCTTTCGGAAAAAGAAATCAATGATGGATATGTACTTTGCTGTGTCGGTCATCCAATGACCGATGATGTCAAGATTGAAATCGGTTAA
- a CDS encoding M3 family oligoendopeptidase, producing MEVKVQRNYLPENFKVEDWDSIKSYFEDLKNRDFKSKDDFLQWLKDLNELEAALQEDLGRSYIKMTCYTNNKEYRDRFNFLITEIEPRVSPVINDLNKKIVESPFLNDIDIQGFEVMIRGLKTQIELFREENVSLFSKIQGLQSKYGEITGALFIEHEGQELTLPQASNYLMSNDRKVREDVFYKISEARASVEKELDDLFNEMLPIRQQIAENAGFKNFRDYIFKAKGRFDYSAADCKTFHNSVKKEVVPLLDELAKNRKERLAIDQLRPWDLKVDKFGKDALKPFDSSEDLIEKSITLFNKIDPFFGSCLSTMKKIGHLDLESRKNKAPGGYNYPLDEIGVPFIFMNATSTFRDMITLMHEGGHAIHSFLVRDYDFLSFKHPTAEVAELASMSMELLTMDHWNIFFSSEEEFLRAKEEHLEQIIETLPWVAVIDKFQHWIYENPKHSIEERRQKWLEIFDEFHSELIDYSGLDAYKRMIWQKQLHIFEVPFYYIEYAIAQLGAIGIWLNYRKNKDEGLNKYKRGLALGYTKTIPEIYSETGINFNFTDEHISGLIKSIQSELIDCKTKISDLK from the coding sequence ATGGAAGTAAAAGTTCAAAGAAACTATTTACCTGAAAACTTTAAGGTTGAAGATTGGGATTCGATAAAATCGTATTTCGAAGATTTAAAAAATAGGGATTTCAAGTCAAAGGATGATTTTTTACAATGGTTAAAAGATTTGAATGAACTTGAAGCAGCACTACAGGAGGATCTTGGCCGCAGTTATATTAAAATGACCTGTTATACCAATAACAAGGAATACAGGGACCGATTTAATTTCCTGATTACTGAAATTGAGCCAAGGGTTTCGCCAGTTATAAATGATCTTAACAAAAAGATAGTCGAAAGTCCCTTTTTGAATGATATTGATATCCAAGGATTTGAAGTAATGATTCGGGGATTAAAAACGCAGATTGAATTATTTAGGGAAGAGAATGTTTCATTGTTTTCAAAAATTCAGGGGCTCCAAAGCAAATACGGAGAGATAACCGGGGCATTATTTATTGAGCATGAGGGTCAAGAGCTCACTTTACCTCAGGCTTCGAATTATCTTATGTCTAACGACAGAAAGGTAAGAGAAGATGTTTTCTATAAAATTTCAGAAGCCAGGGCTTCAGTTGAAAAAGAACTGGATGATCTTTTTAATGAAATGCTCCCTATACGACAGCAGATTGCTGAAAATGCCGGCTTTAAAAATTTCAGAGATTATATTTTTAAAGCTAAGGGCAGATTTGATTATTCGGCCGCAGACTGCAAGACCTTTCACAATTCGGTAAAAAAGGAAGTAGTACCCTTATTGGATGAACTTGCTAAAAACAGAAAGGAAAGACTTGCAATTGATCAATTAAGGCCCTGGGATCTCAAAGTTGATAAGTTCGGTAAGGATGCTTTAAAACCCTTTGATAGTTCTGAAGATCTAATTGAAAAATCAATAACCCTTTTTAATAAAATTGATCCATTTTTTGGTTCTTGTCTAAGCACCATGAAAAAAATTGGGCACTTGGATTTAGAGTCCAGAAAAAATAAAGCGCCTGGTGGTTACAATTACCCACTGGATGAAATCGGGGTTCCTTTTATATTTATGAATGCCACCAGTACATTCAGAGACATGATTACGCTGATGCATGAAGGAGGGCATGCAATTCATTCCTTTTTAGTTCGCGATTATGACTTCCTTTCCTTTAAGCACCCTACTGCTGAGGTTGCAGAATTGGCAAGCATGAGCATGGAATTGCTAACAATGGATCACTGGAATATATTCTTCAGTTCCGAGGAGGAATTTCTAAGAGCAAAGGAAGAGCACCTTGAACAAATAATTGAAACCCTTCCCTGGGTAGCGGTAATTGATAAATTTCAACACTGGATTTATGAGAATCCAAAGCACAGCATTGAAGAACGAAGACAAAAATGGTTGGAAATTTTTGATGAGTTTCACAGTGAACTGATCGACTATTCTGGTCTTGATGCTTATAAAAGAATGATCTGGCAAAAACAGCTTCATATTTTTGAAGTTCCTTTCTATTACATAGAGTATGCAATAGCTCAATTAGGAGCCATTGGGATTTGGCTTAACTACAGGAAAAATAAAGACGAAGGATTAAACAAGTATAAAAGGGGCTTGGCATTGGGTTATACCAAAACGATTCCCGAAATTTATTCTGAAACCGGAATAAATTTCAATTTCACGGACGAACACATTTCAGGATTGATTAAATCAATCCAATCTGAACTAATTGATTGCAAAACAAAAATCTCTGATCTCAAATAA
- the paaJ gene encoding phenylacetate-CoA oxygenase subunit PaaJ — protein sequence MVDYTEINKDQILEWLEEVKDPEIPVLSLVDLGVIKNVKIEKNLVEVDMTPTFVGCPAMDYMQKDVEKTLEKYGIDNYQVNISFKEPWTSKNISEKGRKALKEFGLAPPREDFVIVDIDLLEHVACPYCDSTNTELKTPFGPTLCRSLHYCHDCQQAFEQFKPV from the coding sequence ATGGTAGACTATACCGAAATAAATAAAGATCAAATATTAGAATGGCTCGAGGAAGTTAAAGATCCGGAAATTCCGGTTTTATCCTTAGTTGACCTCGGTGTTATCAAGAATGTTAAAATTGAAAAGAACCTCGTAGAAGTTGATATGACGCCTACATTTGTGGGATGTCCTGCCATGGATTATATGCAAAAAGATGTAGAAAAAACATTGGAGAAATACGGCATTGATAATTATCAGGTAAATATTTCGTTCAAAGAGCCATGGACATCAAAAAATATTTCAGAAAAAGGTAGAAAAGCATTAAAAGAATTTGGTCTCGCTCCACCAAGGGAAGATTTTGTTATTGTTGACATAGATTTGCTGGAACATGTTGCTTGTCCATATTGTGATAGCACAAATACTGAACTAAAAACACCTTTTGGTCCGACGTTATGTAGATCTTTACATTATTGTCATGATTGCCAACAGGCATTTGAACAATTTAAACCGGTATAA
- the paaC gene encoding phenylacetate-CoA oxygenase subunit PaaC: MQKEEILKDLLYKIADDQLIIGHRNSEWTGVGPLLEEDIAFSSMAQDKVGQSWAIYKLLEDIGETEPDINAFTRNAEQFHNSQLVELPNQDYDFSLMRHVLFDYAESIRFEMLALSSYEPLAQLAQKIKGEIKYHVMHGRSFVRKLGSSTEEAIIRLQKALDYSLPYALGVFEPSKYEDEMKEALIFEGEKVLEERWKEQIETILKGTELQLPNWNDIEPIYGGRYGIHTDHLQPLLDEMSEVFNVDPTAEW, from the coding sequence ATGCAAAAAGAAGAAATTCTAAAAGACTTATTGTATAAAATAGCTGATGATCAGTTGATCATTGGCCATAGAAATAGTGAATGGACCGGTGTTGGTCCATTGTTGGAAGAAGACATTGCATTTTCATCTATGGCTCAAGACAAAGTCGGACAAAGTTGGGCCATTTATAAATTGCTTGAAGATATAGGTGAAACCGAACCGGATATTAATGCTTTTACCAGAAATGCAGAACAATTTCACAATTCTCAATTGGTTGAATTACCAAATCAAGATTATGATTTTAGTCTCATGCGTCATGTGCTATTTGATTATGCAGAATCCATTCGTTTTGAAATGTTGGCCCTATCTTCCTATGAACCGCTAGCGCAACTTGCACAAAAAATCAAAGGTGAAATTAAATACCATGTCATGCATGGAAGGTCTTTTGTACGAAAATTGGGTTCTTCTACAGAGGAAGCCATAATTAGATTGCAAAAAGCATTGGATTACAGTCTGCCATACGCATTGGGGGTATTTGAACCCTCAAAATATGAGGATGAAATGAAGGAGGCTCTCATTTTTGAAGGTGAGAAAGTTCTTGAAGAAAGATGGAAAGAACAAATTGAGACAATTCTTAAAGGAACAGAATTACAGTTGCCAAACTGGAATGATATTGAGCCCATATACGGCGGTCGTTATGGAATTCATACCGATCACCTACAACCTCTACTGGATGAGATGTCAGAAGTATTTAATGTAGATCCTACTGCAGAATGGTAG
- a CDS encoding phenylacetic acid degradation b translates to MSLESLDPRVNRLNIPDQFEDEVQKKELDQLTTFEVFLIPKEGKALESVGIVHADDPEMAFVFAKEAFSRRFTCVGMAVCPTHKIWASEVTEGEESAFDFIESLDEQNEGEEDQCEIFLMDKRGKQHKHATSVLAYSYIDAAKKAKEELGNPLTKNIWVIRTRDFTFNEEEDSDLWATLPEKTYRDAQAYRAADKIKKFKESQTK, encoded by the coding sequence ATGAGTTTAGAAAGTTTAGACCCAAGAGTAAATCGATTAAACATTCCGGACCAGTTCGAAGATGAGGTTCAGAAAAAAGAACTCGATCAATTAACTACTTTTGAAGTTTTTCTTATTCCAAAAGAAGGCAAAGCACTTGAAAGCGTAGGAATAGTTCATGCCGATGATCCTGAAATGGCTTTTGTTTTTGCAAAAGAAGCATTTAGCAGAAGATTTACCTGTGTGGGAATGGCTGTTTGCCCTACGCATAAAATTTGGGCTTCTGAGGTTACTGAAGGGGAAGAAAGTGCATTTGATTTTATAGAATCTTTGGATGAACAAAATGAAGGAGAAGAAGATCAATGCGAAATCTTTTTAATGGACAAAAGAGGAAAACAACACAAACACGCAACTTCTGTATTGGCATACAGCTATATCGACGCAGCTAAAAAAGCCAAAGAGGAATTGGGCAATCCACTGACCAAAAATATCTGGGTAATACGAACCCGTGATTTTACCTTTAACGAAGAAGAGGACAGCGATTTATGGGCCACACTTCCTGAAAAAACCTATAGAGATGCCCAGGCCTATCGCGCGGCAGATAAAATCAAAAAATTCAAAGAATCTCAAACAAAGTAA
- the paaA gene encoding 1,2-phenylacetyl-CoA epoxidase subunit A codes for MYGGGQIFDQSMNTNLENEDPVKLQEFEARITRGEKIEPSDWMPSLYRKQLIRMIEQHAHSEIIGALPEGTWITRAPGFKRKMALMAKVQDEVGHAQLLYSAAETLGKNREDMLNDLINGKSKYSNIFNYPAFTWADSCFISWLVDAGAIVNQLANAKGSYGPYVRALDRICKEESFHLKYGHDCVVALATGSEKQRTMMQEAINRWWAPMMMFFGPSDKISVHTEILMKWKVKMASNDDCRQQWLDMYVPKIWELGFSIPDKNLKKNEETGKWEFTEPDWVEFKKVINGDGPCNKERLAVRRTAEERGRWVREALKTPNISYQTPFA; via the coding sequence ATGTACGGAGGAGGACAGATATTTGATCAGTCAATGAATACGAATCTCGAAAATGAAGATCCGGTAAAATTACAAGAATTTGAAGCTAGAATTACAAGGGGTGAAAAGATAGAACCCAGCGATTGGATGCCTTCATTGTATCGCAAACAATTGATCAGAATGATAGAACAGCACGCTCATTCTGAAATTATCGGAGCACTTCCTGAGGGTACCTGGATTACAAGGGCTCCCGGATTTAAAAGAAAAATGGCTTTGATGGCCAAAGTACAGGATGAAGTTGGTCATGCCCAGTTATTGTATTCAGCTGCAGAAACATTAGGTAAAAATCGCGAGGACATGCTAAACGACCTTATTAACGGCAAGTCAAAATATTCCAACATTTTTAATTATCCCGCTTTTACCTGGGCCGATTCATGTTTTATCAGCTGGCTCGTGGATGCTGGTGCAATTGTAAATCAATTGGCCAATGCCAAAGGCAGTTACGGTCCATACGTAAGAGCTCTTGACAGAATCTGTAAGGAAGAGTCTTTCCATTTGAAATACGGCCACGATTGTGTAGTTGCTTTGGCTACAGGATCTGAAAAACAAAGAACAATGATGCAGGAGGCAATCAACAGATGGTGGGCGCCAATGATGATGTTTTTTGGACCCTCGGATAAAATCTCGGTTCACACAGAAATACTGATGAAATGGAAAGTTAAAATGGCTTCAAATGATGATTGCCGACAGCAATGGTTGGATATGTATGTGCCTAAAATCTGGGAACTGGGATTTAGCATTCCTGATAAGAACCTCAAGAAAAATGAAGAAACAGGCAAGTGGGAGTTTACCGAACCAGATTGGGTGGAATTCAAGAAAGTCATCAATGGCGACGGGCCTTGCAATAAAGAAAGACTGGCGGTAAGACGAACCGCAGAAGAAAGAGGAAGATGGGTTCGAGAAGCCTTGAAGACGCCGAATATTTCATATCAAACACCTTTTGCTTAA
- a CDS encoding TetR/AcrR family transcriptional regulator: MRDLAQRVGIEAGSLYSHFKSKESILQKICFDMANSFFQSLDAIENLGLDAELQLRNAIKAHLTVLTEDPEETIVFQNEWKHLSEPYLGDFISMRKEYENRFRKILEKGIKDGLFENHDLKILSLTLLSALNNTSTWYKKSRDKSEDIGEKLSNIFLTGLLKQK; this comes from the coding sequence ATGCGCGATTTAGCGCAGAGGGTGGGAATAGAAGCCGGAAGTCTATATTCACATTTCAAATCAAAAGAATCGATTCTTCAAAAAATCTGTTTTGACATGGCCAATAGTTTTTTCCAAAGCCTGGATGCCATCGAGAATTTAGGTCTAGATGCAGAACTGCAATTGAGAAATGCCATAAAAGCACATTTAACAGTTCTGACAGAAGATCCGGAAGAAACCATTGTATTTCAAAACGAATGGAAACATTTGAGTGAACCTTATTTGGGTGATTTTATTTCCATGCGAAAGGAATATGAAAACAGATTTAGAAAAATTCTCGAGAAAGGTATAAAGGATGGATTATTTGAAAATCACGATTTGAAAATTTTGAGCTTAACCCTATTGTCAGCTTTAAACAATACGAGCACCTGGTATAAGAAATCAAGGGATAAATCTGAGGATATCGGCGAAAAGCTTTCCAATATATTTTTAACAGGACTTTTAAAACAAAAATAA
- a CDS encoding outer membrane beta-barrel protein, with product MKKVNFNLKLIMVIGIMAGLLFNPQLSNAGNLEEPDTVTIKIGKSKLIFLIENEEDLESLEDYDVNEIIKGFKALLDSTESGNTVTIDEKEKNIKFIEIQTGNGIIISDKHKKKKRITNHLYIDFGLNNMVEKNAQISSQPYRLNNWSSRYFALSSMKKVRLGQNKGPANFQFGAEITWNNLMFEDDITLRKMNGISEWVDYMDPSLPGNLRITNDIPARKGKLAIATIGLPLLIGFDLGKDDNVKIAAGAYVNYKLSSWTKTVYFEEGDRKRVKDRSDYNLNDWRYGLMATFSYKGLSIFGKYDLSPLFNTNPELNGNPTGDFNVYSFGIRI from the coding sequence ATGAAAAAAGTAAATTTTAACTTAAAACTAATAATGGTAATTGGCATTATGGCAGGCCTGTTATTCAATCCGCAATTGTCTAATGCCGGCAATTTGGAAGAACCGGATACAGTTACAATCAAAATAGGCAAAAGTAAATTGATATTCCTCATAGAAAATGAAGAAGATCTGGAATCGCTTGAGGATTATGATGTGAATGAAATAATCAAAGGATTTAAGGCTTTACTCGATTCGACTGAATCGGGAAATACGGTAACCATAGATGAAAAGGAAAAGAACATTAAGTTTATCGAAATTCAAACGGGAAACGGAATAATTATCTCGGATAAGCATAAGAAGAAAAAAAGGATCACCAATCATTTATATATCGACTTTGGATTGAACAATATGGTGGAAAAAAATGCCCAGATAAGTTCACAACCATATCGATTAAATAATTGGTCATCGAGATATTTTGCACTTAGCTCGATGAAAAAGGTGAGATTAGGTCAAAATAAAGGACCGGCCAATTTTCAATTTGGCGCTGAAATTACCTGGAATAATTTGATGTTTGAAGACGATATTACACTCAGAAAAATGAACGGCATCAGCGAATGGGTAGATTATATGGATCCAAGCCTGCCGGGAAATTTGAGAATTACCAACGATATCCCTGCAAGAAAAGGAAAATTAGCAATAGCCACTATTGGATTACCACTGCTTATTGGTTTTGATCTTGGTAAAGACGACAATGTGAAAATCGCGGCGGGTGCTTATGTTAACTATAAACTCAGCAGCTGGACCAAAACCGTTTATTTTGAAGAAGGTGACAGAAAAAGAGTCAAAGATAGATCAGACTATAATCTTAACGACTGGAGATATGGACTGATGGCAACATTTAGTTATAAAGGCTTAAGTATCTTTGGAAAATACGATCTGAGCCCATTATTTAACACAAATCCGGAACTCAATGGTAACCCCACCGGAGACTTTAATGTCTATTCATTTGGAATAAGAATATAA
- a CDS encoding sigma-70 family RNA polymerase sigma factor, with protein MFLSKKRLYESEEDVIEGCKAGEREAQHKLYATYASTFFGICRRYMKDERDAEEVLTNGFMKIFENISKYKREGSFEGWMKRILINEALMYIRKNRQMFLEVDIDNTQIDKNFSWHQIDMETEDLLKIIRSLPVGYRTVFNLYAVEGYSHKEIAKQLSISENTSKSQLSRARTILQDRVQNKKQFIQKGS; from the coding sequence ATGTTCCTCAGTAAAAAGAGGCTTTACGAAAGCGAAGAAGATGTGATTGAAGGCTGCAAAGCCGGAGAGCGTGAGGCTCAGCATAAACTTTATGCCACTTACGCTTCAACGTTTTTTGGGATTTGCCGACGCTACATGAAAGATGAAAGAGATGCTGAGGAGGTTTTAACCAATGGATTCATGAAAATATTTGAAAACATATCGAAATACAAAAGAGAAGGAAGTTTTGAAGGCTGGATGAAAAGAATTCTTATCAATGAAGCGCTGATGTACATTCGAAAAAATCGCCAGATGTTTTTAGAAGTAGATATTGATAACACCCAAATTGACAAAAATTTTTCCTGGCATCAGATTGACATGGAAACAGAGGATTTGTTGAAAATAATACGGTCTTTACCGGTCGGATACAGGACTGTATTCAACTTATACGCTGTAGAGGGATACAGCCATAAGGAAATTGCAAAACAGCTTAGTATTTCTGAAAACACATCGAAATCGCAATTGAGCCGGGCAAGGACAATATTGCAGGACAGAGTACAGAATAAAAAGCAATTCATCCAAAAAGGGAGCTGA